From one Thermanaeromonas sp. C210 genomic stretch:
- a CDS encoding DUF421 domain-containing protein, whose translation MMVVATIEVVLQTFLAFVAILIYTRILGKQQVGQLTFFEYVNGITFGSIAAVLATDLSPNSTWVHFLGLTLFAALTWAAGYISLVSRPARKIISGEPTVVIHNGKILEQNMRKMRYNVDELSMQLREKNVFDIADVEYAILEPDGNLSVLLKSQKRPLTPADLSLPTAYEGVPTEIIVDGEILFENLKQNHLDEKWLLEQLQAQGVRDVSQVDYAVLRSNGSLYVNLKQDNLTNPVDITDAPESPVEVDK comes from the coding sequence ATGATGGTGGTGGCGACCATCGAGGTTGTGTTGCAGACCTTTTTGGCCTTCGTAGCCATTCTAATCTATACCCGCATTTTAGGCAAGCAACAGGTGGGCCAGCTTACCTTTTTCGAATATGTAAACGGCATCACCTTCGGAAGCATTGCGGCCGTTCTGGCCACGGATTTAAGTCCTAACAGTACATGGGTGCATTTCCTGGGCCTCACCCTATTTGCCGCCCTGACCTGGGCAGCAGGTTATATATCCCTAGTGAGCAGGCCCGCCCGCAAAATCATTTCGGGTGAACCCACGGTGGTCATTCACAACGGGAAGATACTTGAACAAAATATGCGCAAGATGCGCTATAATGTTGATGAATTGTCCATGCAGCTGCGGGAGAAAAATGTCTTTGATATTGCGGATGTAGAGTATGCCATTTTGGAACCCGACGGTAATTTGAGCGTCCTTTTGAAGTCCCAGAAGAGGCCCCTCACTCCGGCCGACCTTTCCCTTCCTACGGCCTACGAAGGTGTGCCTACGGAAATCATCGTGGACGGGGAGATCCTCTTTGAAAACCTCAAGCAGAATCACCTCGATGAAAAGTGGCTGCTGGAGCAGCTGCAAGCCCAAGGAGTTCGAGATGTAAGTCAAGTAGACTATGCCGTTCTGCGCAGCAACGGCTCCCTCTATGTCAACCTCAAGCAAGACAATCTGACCAATCCGGTGGACATCACCGATGCACCCGAAAGTCCTGTAGAAGTTGATAAGTGA
- a CDS encoding phosphoglucomutase/phosphomannomutase family protein — protein MIKFGTDGWRAITADEFTFANVRRVAQAVADYLLETTANRQVIIGYDHRFLAEHFASVAAEVLAGNGFTVLLPEKALPTPVTAYAIKAHGAAGALMFTASHNPPEYNGVKFIPAYAGPATPDITGAIEKRLGAPSTIRRKELAAARREDLVRSLDPQESYFNHLLSLVDVRAIRQARVKVIVDPLYGAGIGYLETLLGSLGCEVKVIHNWRDPLFGGKLPDPSARVLEELAARVKEEGAHLGLALDGDADRFGVVDADGTYITANQVLFLVLAHLVEGKGLKGPVARTVATTHLLDRLAGAHGLEVEETPVGFKYIGQALLHKGCILGGEESGGLSIRGHIPEKDGILAAALVTEARARYGRPLKEVLAALMDKHGPLFSERLDLPVTPATKERVLKELGSFEPKELGGHPVVSRSTMDGLKVVMADGSWALLRPSGTEPLFRLYVEAPSNESLHRLQEEIRRTFRI, from the coding sequence ATGATTAAGTTCGGCACCGATGGCTGGCGGGCCATTACGGCGGACGAATTTACCTTTGCCAATGTCCGACGGGTAGCCCAGGCCGTGGCGGACTACCTTCTGGAAACCACTGCTAACCGCCAGGTGATCATCGGCTACGACCACCGTTTTTTGGCCGAGCATTTTGCGTCTGTCGCCGCAGAAGTTCTGGCCGGCAACGGCTTTACCGTCCTCTTGCCCGAAAAGGCCTTGCCTACGCCGGTCACTGCTTATGCCATTAAGGCCCACGGCGCAGCCGGAGCCCTGATGTTTACCGCCAGCCACAATCCGCCGGAGTATAACGGTGTTAAGTTCATTCCCGCCTACGCCGGCCCTGCCACACCCGATATTACCGGGGCCATCGAAAAGAGGCTTGGGGCGCCATCTACCATCCGGCGGAAGGAACTGGCGGCGGCCCGGCGAGAGGATCTGGTGCGCAGCTTGGACCCTCAGGAGAGCTATTTTAACCACCTCCTATCCCTGGTGGACGTCCGGGCCATACGGCAGGCCCGGGTGAAGGTGATAGTCGACCCCCTCTATGGTGCGGGGATAGGCTACCTGGAAACCCTGCTGGGCTCCCTGGGGTGTGAGGTTAAGGTGATCCACAATTGGCGGGACCCCCTCTTCGGCGGTAAACTGCCCGATCCCAGTGCGCGGGTACTGGAGGAATTGGCGGCCCGGGTAAAGGAGGAAGGCGCCCACTTGGGTTTGGCCCTCGACGGGGATGCCGACCGCTTCGGGGTGGTTGATGCCGACGGCACTTATATTACCGCCAACCAGGTGCTGTTTCTGGTTTTGGCCCACCTGGTGGAAGGGAAGGGGTTGAAGGGGCCGGTGGCCCGTACGGTAGCTACTACCCATCTCCTAGACCGTCTGGCCGGGGCCCATGGGCTGGAAGTAGAGGAAACCCCGGTAGGCTTTAAATATATCGGCCAGGCTTTATTACATAAAGGGTGTATCCTGGGAGGTGAGGAAAGCGGGGGCCTTAGCATCCGGGGGCACATCCCGGAGAAGGACGGCATCCTGGCCGCAGCCCTGGTGACGGAAGCGAGGGCCCGGTACGGCCGCCCCTTGAAGGAAGTGCTGGCGGCATTGATGGATAAACACGGCCCCCTTTTCAGCGAACGCCTGGACCTCCCCGTGACGCCGGCAACTAAAGAGCGGGTGCTGAAGGAGCTCGGCTCTTTTGAGCCGAAGGAGCTCGGCGGCCACCCCGTTGTGAGCCGCTCAACTATGGATGGCCTTAAGGTCGTAATGGCCGACGGCAGCTGGGCCTTGCTACGGCCTTCGGGCACGGAACCGCTTTTTAGGCTGTATGTGGAGGCCCCGAGTAATGAGAGCCTCCACCGCCTCCAAGAGGAAATCCGGCGAACTTTTAGGATTTGA
- a CDS encoding glycosyltransferase, whose protein sequence is MAFVLLFGIAVAAFIMLVYPLLGRGSPEKGKGICLLLIVQNLEECIEGIMREILWRSSLMGQRLELLVIDRGSTDDTRAILSRFAHPYPACTVILSPDGRPDWEPPEVVGGGGRVVLWDLTGQPCCHGKEVGYHFRQLLDKNISSASRETGG, encoded by the coding sequence GTGGCCTTTGTTCTACTTTTTGGCATTGCCGTGGCCGCCTTCATTATGTTAGTCTACCCCTTGTTAGGGAGAGGTTCCCCGGAAAAAGGAAAAGGGATCTGCCTACTGCTTATAGTGCAGAACTTAGAGGAATGTATTGAAGGAATTATGCGGGAGATACTGTGGCGGAGCTCCCTTATGGGGCAGCGGTTAGAACTGCTGGTAATAGACAGGGGCTCTACGGACGACACCAGGGCCATTCTGAGCCGGTTCGCCCATCCCTACCCCGCCTGCACGGTGATTTTGTCTCCCGACGGGAGGCCGGACTGGGAACCACCAGAGGTGGTAGGCGGCGGGGGCAGGGTAGTACTGTGGGACCTGACGGGGCAGCCTTGCTGCCATGGCAAGGAAGTGGGATATCATTTTAGGCAATTGTTGGATAAAAATATTAGTTCTGCCAGCAGGGAAACGGGTGGCTGA